The Microterricola viridarii genome segment TGGGCGACGACTGGGATCTGGAGACGCGCGCCGCCGAGGCGTTGCGGGCGATCGGGCTATCGGCCGCCGATCTGGAGCGCAGGGTCGCGCAGCTCTCTGGCGGCGAGGCGATGCTCGTCGCGATCACGGGCCTGCGGCTGCGCCGTACCGCCGTCACCCTGCTCGATGAGCCCAGCAACAACCTCGACCGCGCGGCGCGGGCCCGGCTGCTCACCCTTCTGCGCTCCTGGCCGGGAACGCTGCTCGTCGTCAGCCACGACACCGCGCTGCTGGAGTGCATGCAGCAGACGGCCGAACTGCACGCCGGAGAGCTCACCGTCTTCGGCGGGCCGTACAGCGCCTGGCGCGAGCACCAGGGCGTGCAGCAGGCCGCCGCCGCGCAGTCGGTGCGCACGGCCGAGCAACGGTTGAAGGCCGAGAAGCGCCAGCGGGTCGTGGCCGAGACGGCCCTAGCCCGCCGGGCGCGCACCGCGCAGAAGAACTACGACAACCGCACCGCGGCCAAGATCGTGATGCACCAGAAGGCGTCGAACGCCCAGGTCTCGGCCGGCAAGCTGCGCAGTGGCGGCGACGACCGGGTGCAGGAGGCCCAGGGGGCGCTGGATGCCGCCGCATCCCGGATGCGAGCAGAGGAGAGCATCCACCTCGAGCTGCCGGACCCGGGTGTTCCGGCTGGACGGGGCATCGCGGAGCTCTCCTCTGCCAGCGGCACCACCGTGTATCTGCGGGGCCCGGAACGCGTGGCGCTCGTCGGCGCAAATGGCGTCGGCAAGTCGATGCTGCTCGAGGCGCTGGTCAATGGGCACGCCTCGCTCGATCTCGCAGCGGCTGCCGACCGCGCCGGCGGGAGGCTGCTGACCGAACGGGTCGGCTACCTCAGCCAACGCCTCGACGGCCTCGACGATGACGCCAGTGCCATCGAGAATGTGCGCGCCGTGGCATCCGGCGCGTCAGAGAGTGTCATCCGCAACCGACTGGCCCGACTGCTGTTGCGGGGCGACAGCGTGCACCGGCCGGTGCGCACCCTCTCCGGCGGGGAACGCTTCCGGGTGGCGCTGGCCCGGCTACTCTTCGCCGAGCCGCCCGCGCAGCTGCTGGTGCTGGACGAGCCGACGAACAACCTCGATCTGCAGACCGTCGACCAGCTCGTTGGTGCGTTGCGGAGCTATCGCGGCGCGCTGCTGGTCGTCAGCCACGACGACGCCTTCCTCGGCCGGCTGGCGCTGGACCGCGTGCTGGAGCTCAGCTCAGACGGCTCGGTGCGTGAGATCGCGGACGGCGTCGCCGGTCTAGTCGGCTGAACCGCGCGGCGCTCGCGGCACCTTCGGGCGCACCAGGGCGTGGCTGTCGTTGACCAGCTGCTCCACCAGCTGGTTCTCGAGCGTGCCGTCCAGCACGATCGTGATCCAATGCTTCTTGTTCAGGTGGTAGCCGGGCGTGATGTGCTGCGGGTACTCCTCGCGGAGTGCCCGGCCCTCCTCCGGGTCGACCTTGACCGAGACGGTGAGCGGCGCGGCATCCAGAACGCTCAGGGCGAAGATCTTGTCGTTGCCGCTCGTCTTGAACACGGTCGTCTGCTCGCCGAAGGGGTAGGTTTCGATCGCCTGAGGCAGGCTGAGGCAGAATGCGGCGAGCTCGTGCGGGGTCATAAGCACAAGCTTAGGCAGCGTTCACGGGCCGCGACACGCGCTCGACGCGCGCCCGGCTCCTGCGCATTTGCCCCGATAGTGTGGTTTCAGGCATGATTCTGTCAATGGGCGCGCTGTGAGCGACTACCGTTGAGGTTATGACGTCTTCTGACACCACTATGCCCGGCGAGGCTGAGACCGCCCCCGCCACCCTTACTTTTTCCGAGCTTGGGCTCGATGACTCCGTACTCAAGGCCCTGAAGGACGTCGGCTACGAGACCCCGTCCGCCATCCAGGCCGCGACCATCCCGCCGCTGCTCGAGGGCCGCGACGTGCTCGGCACCGCCCAGACCGGCACCGGCAAGACCGCTGCGTTTGCGCTGCCCATCCTTTCGCAGCTCGACATCTCGCAGAAGACCCCCCAGGCCCTCGTGCTCGCGCCGACCCGCGAGCTCGCCCTGCAGGTCTGTGAGGCGTTCGAGAAGTACGCCGCACACCTCAAGGGCGTGCACGTTCTCCCGATCTACGGCGGCCAGGGCTACGGCGTCCAGCTCTCCGCACTGCGTCGCGGCGTGCACATCGTCGTCGGCACGCCCGGTCGCATCATGGACCACCTCGCCAAAGGCACCCTCGACCTCTCCGAGCTGAAGTTCCTCGTGCTCGACGAGGCCGATGAGATGCTCAAGATGGGCTTCGCCGAGGATGTCGAGACGATTCTCGCCGACACCCCCGACGAGAAGCAGGTCGCCCTGTTCTCGGCCACCATGCCGGCCGGCATCCGCCGCATCTCTGGCCAGTACCTCAAGGACCCCGAGGTCATCACGGTCAAGACCAAGACCACGACCTCTGCGAACATCACGCAGCGCTACCTGATGGTCGCGTACCCGCAGAAGGTCGACGCGCTCACCCGCATCCTCGAGGTCGAGAACTTCGAGGGCATGATCGTCTTCACCCGCACCAAGAACGAGACCGAGACGCTCGCCGAGAAGCTGCGCGCCCGTGGCTACTCTGCTGCCGCGATCAACGGCGACGTTGCGCAGGTGCAGCGCGAGCGCACCGTCAACCAGCTCAAGTCAGGCAAGCTCGACATCCTGGTGGCGACGGATGTCGCAGCGCGCGGTCTCGACGTGGAG includes the following:
- a CDS encoding ABC-F family ATP-binding cassette domain-containing protein, encoding MPTNTPSSVTASSVTASAVTLNNVSFAWPDGTPAFSALSGSFGSGRTGLVGSNGAGKSTLLKLIAGLLTPATGHIGAPADIGYLPQALTLDASVTVAGLLGIADKLAALHAIEHGDVAEEHFEVLGDDWDLETRAAEALRAIGLSAADLERRVAQLSGGEAMLVAITGLRLRRTAVTLLDEPSNNLDRAARARLLTLLRSWPGTLLVVSHDTALLECMQQTAELHAGELTVFGGPYSAWREHQGVQQAAAAQSVRTAEQRLKAEKRQRVVAETALARRARTAQKNYDNRTAAKIVMHQKASNAQVSAGKLRSGGDDRVQEAQGALDAAASRMRAEESIHLELPDPGVPAGRGIAELSSASGTTVYLRGPERVALVGANGVGKSMLLEALVNGHASLDLAAAADRAGGRLLTERVGYLSQRLDGLDDDASAIENVRAVASGASESVIRNRLARLLLRGDSVHRPVRTLSGGERFRVALARLLFAEPPAQLLVLDEPTNNLDLQTVDQLVGALRSYRGALLVVSHDDAFLGRLALDRVLELSSDGSVREIADGVAGLVG
- a CDS encoding MmcQ/YjbR family DNA-binding protein, giving the protein MTPHELAAFCLSLPQAIETYPFGEQTTVFKTSGNDKIFALSVLDAAPLTVSVKVDPEEGRALREEYPQHITPGYHLNKKHWITIVLDGTLENQLVEQLVNDSHALVRPKVPRAPRGSAD
- a CDS encoding DEAD/DEAH box helicase; translation: MTSSDTTMPGEAETAPATLTFSELGLDDSVLKALKDVGYETPSAIQAATIPPLLEGRDVLGTAQTGTGKTAAFALPILSQLDISQKTPQALVLAPTRELALQVCEAFEKYAAHLKGVHVLPIYGGQGYGVQLSALRRGVHIVVGTPGRIMDHLAKGTLDLSELKFLVLDEADEMLKMGFAEDVETILADTPDEKQVALFSATMPAGIRRISGQYLKDPEVITVKTKTTTSANITQRYLMVAYPQKVDALTRILEVENFEGMIVFTRTKNETETLAEKLRARGYSAAAINGDVAQVQRERTVNQLKSGKLDILVATDVAARGLDVERISHVVNYDLPIDTESYVHRIGRTGRAGRSGDAISFVTPRERRMLTSIEKATRQEITQMQLPSVADVNVTRLARFDSAITEALSQGDRIAEFRDIVNHYIKHHDVPEADVAAALALVAQGDTPLLLSPEEARSQRFDREDRFDRGSRDERSRDDRYSRDDRGGSRDRGDRPERPERRPRSNEGLATYRIAVGKRHKVEPRQIVGALANEGGLSRDDFGAIQIRPDFSLVDLPADLSKDTLARLENTRISGKLIEIRPDNGAPARRDDRGSYGDRDRGSYGDRGDRGGYGDRKPRERY